The genomic segment AACACGTATCTTACTTTTCCTTAGAGGAGAATAGAAAAGATGGgtgaaaagataaaaagaattagaaagaaAGATTAGTATGTATAATGGATTCTAAAATGGTCTATTGACTCAACGTGAAACCACAAAATAAAAGTTGAGATTCGAGAAACTATAaagtaatataaataatatataaataaaaattttttaggGGTTTTGTGATCTTTATTTATATCTAGTATTTCAAAAACTAGaaataaaaatcacaaaataGACTGTGAAAATAAGTCGCAGGGATTGAACCCCTTTTAGTCTCTATGTAGCTTCACCCTTGTATGGTACAATGTTTTAGAGACGTCAATATCTATCACATTCTCATATATGATTAAGTTTTATTGAAGTTAAGGATGATGTTGTGTGGAAGATATAGTCTGCATAAAATATTCTGAATAAAAAGGcttcaaatattaatttatgaagtattatttttttgtctacttgaatataattatttgttttgaacatcggatagaattttaaaaaatttgatactCAAAACTTATTTTTGTGTATATATGTTAGCTTTGcccataattgaaaattatttcaATATATTTCAATGGTTTGAGttttaatcattaattaaaGTCATATTTATGGAGTTATTCATATTTCAACTTtgtggattttttttaataattataatatatattcaaaatagTATTGTCCATTTCATGATCATGGAGTTGTATTTATTACAATTCCCTAAAACAAGAGGAAATGCTTTTGCATCATGCTGAAAGCATTACCAATTAAGTAAAGTAGTTGAACAATTCGGTTACTATTAAAtacaaaatgatgcaaattgtAACTAACATATTAAAAAGAACTCTAAAgaaaatttacaattataatcaAACTCAGACTTTGCTTGCCTACCATGCAATTGCAAACTATTATATACAACAAATcaccttttatattatttattatcaaccaatctaatttatattaaaattttattttatttatttcaatatatatttctataaatttaaatatatacaatTAAACTTCAAAGTAACATTATGTATAGAATATCAAATGTGACACAATTACTAAAATGGGGGAGAAAGAATCCAAACAAATAGTCAACTGATTAATTAACTAACAACGTATACTACTTTTTCATTTATAGGTATAGATTGTCGTCTTCCTTTTCTCCTTAGATCctaatcataattaattatgaGCGTGATGATAATGATTTACTATTTCCTCTGTTCTTTTATATTTGTTCATCTTTGTTTCAAAATGTTTATTCACATTAGAATATTTTCTAATtcgtaaattatttattatgtttgaaAAATTACCATTTACGCTTTTCAATGTTTAAAGTTGTGTTTCAAAACAAGtaattcaatttaaattgtagatttcaactatgaaatcacaaaaaaaggaagaatttgagaatCACAAAGTTTGATAAGtcattatcaaatttttaaCCACAGGTGAAAATAACtcaaatctaaaattaaatttcattaaattgtaaatattaaatttaagctaatattaaatttctaaatgaaattatcattttcaaatataacataattttattatgtttatgatcGCAGATATACAAGGTAATCgttttttaatagaaaaatcaattatttacCTAATCATGATATTATCCCTTTTTATATTAACCCTTTTCATATTTTCGGCCAATATGAAAAGTACCCTATTGCCCTAAATTTTATCAATGTGTAAGTTTCATGGTGAACAAACATAAAAGAATGTACaattaattatacattttttggGCATGCTTAGATTTGGTGTAAATATTTACGGGGtgaaaaaagtcaaagtaagaaaatgaatttcataaattagaaattattgaaatttgattgttataGGGGTGGAAGAATGATTGCaaagtgaagaaaaataatgaagaaagtTCTTAATTTTAtgggggtaaatatttatcctaggGGACGGTGAGGGAATGTATTACCTTTATAATAGGgaaaatcattttctttttccttcattatttttattacatgTTCATTTTACCTTTTTCATAATTATCTCAAGTACTTTAGATGCAGATCTACttgcttttattttattagtttgactttatttttccattaaatatttacactaaaTTCAAGATGGCCTTATGTTGAGTATAAAATCATATTATAGTATAAAGTATTAATTAGTAGAAGAAGATTTAACTAACCTTAAGTAGTCCCATTGTTTTAGCTATTTCTCTTAATAGAAACTTTTGAACTTTTCCGGTAGAAGTCTTAGGCAACTCTTCTTGAAAAACAACCGTTTTTGGAACCATATAATGTGCCATTCTTTCTCTACAATACTCTATTATTTCCTTTTCTGTTATTATTTCTTCACCCATGCCTTTCCTTTTTAAGCTAACAAAAGCACATGGTGTCTCACCCCAAAAATCATCCGGTCGGGCCACAACCGCCGCCTCATTTACTCTCGGGTGGGTATAAAGAACCGCTTCTACTTCCACACTACTAATATTTTCTCCCCCACTTATAATTATATCCTTTAACCTATCCTTAATTTCTAAGTACCCATCTTTATGTATAACCCCTACATCACCCGTCCTAAACCATCCGGATCGGGTCATGGATCTTGATGTACCTTCCGGGTCTTTCAAATAACCTAACATTACACTTCCTCCTTTTAACACCACTTCTCCTAAAGTCAATCCATCTCTTTCCACGGGTCGACCCGTATTCGGATCCACTACATCAACTTCAGTCATCCCTAAGGACCCCACCCCTTGTCTTGCCTTCAGCCTAGCTTTCTCCTCAGCAGGTAACGGGTCCCACTTAGATTTCCACTCCGAATGCACAACCAACCCACCCGTTTCAGTCAACCCATACCCGTGACTAACAACAAACCCAAGCGACTCCGTCCGGTACAAAACCGACGCCGGCGGTGGAGCTCCAGCAGTAAGGATCCGGACCCCTTTTTCCAACGGTTCTACATTCGGAATATTAGCTAACATATTTAAAACCACCGGAGCCCCACACATATGGGTCACACCATGGGTCCGAATAGCTTGATAAACATTCGGAGCA from the Amaranthus tricolor cultivar Red isolate AtriRed21 chromosome 12, ASM2621246v1, whole genome shotgun sequence genome contains:
- the LOC130828339 gene encoding 2-methylpropanoate--CoA ligase CCL4-like isoform X1 codes for the protein MELLIPFSPNSVPLTPLNFLERAATAYTDCPSLTYTHNNTIINHTWDQTYNRCIQTASSIKSLGIKQGDIVSVLAPNIPSMYELQFSVPMAGAIINNINTRLDPRSLSVLLQHSQSKLVFVDSFLHPLIIKAISLFPPNTPHPQIILINENHDQDHQDRKITNGYSFDYEYNQLVEGGDPNFKWVRPKSEWDAIALNYTSGTTNNPKGVVLSHRGNYILAIDTLLEWSVPKQPVYLWTLPMFHANGWSLTWGMAAVGASNICLRKVDAPNVYQAIRTHGVTHMCGAPVVLNMLANIPNVEPLEKGVRILTAGAPPPASVLYRTESLGFVVSHGYGLTETGGLVVHSEWKSKWDPLPAEEKARLKARQGVGSLGMTEVDVVDPNTGRPVERDGLTLGEVVLKGGSVMLGYLKDPEGTSRSMTRSGWFRTGDVGVIHKDGYLEIKDRLKDIIISGGENISSVEVEAVLYTHPRVNEAAVVARPDDFWGETPCAFVSLKRKGMGEEIITEKEIIEYCRERMAHYMVPKTVVFQEELPKTSTGKVQKFLLREIAKTMGLLKPRPKTVNLCT
- the LOC130828339 gene encoding 2-methylpropanoate--CoA ligase CCL4-like isoform X2, which encodes MELLIPFSPNSVPLTPLNFLERAATAYTDCPSLTYTHNNTIINHTWDQTYNRCIQTASSIKSLGIKQGDIVSVLAPNIPSMYELQFSVPMAGAIINNINTRLDPRSLSVLLQHSQSKLVFVDSFLHPLIIKAISLFPPNTPHPQIILINENHDQDHQDRKITNGYSFDYEYNQLVEGGDPNFKWVRPKSEWDAIALNYTSGTTNNPKGVVLSHRGNYILAIDTLLEWSVPKQPVYLWTLPMFHANGWSLTWGMAAVGASNICLRKVDAPNVYQAIRTHGVTHMCGAPVVLNMLANIPNVEPLEKGVRILTAGAPPPASVLYRTESLGFVVSHGYGLTETGGLVVHSEWKSKWDPLPAEEKARLKARQGVGSLGMTEVDVVDPNTGRPVERDGLTLGEVVLKGGSVMLGYLKDPEGTSRSMTRSGWFRTGDVGVIHKDGYLEIKDRLKDIIISGGENISSVEVEAVLYTHPRVNEAAVVARPDDFWGETPCAFVSLKRKGMGEEIITEKEIIEYCRERMAHYMVPKTVVFQEELPKTSTGKVQKFLLREIAKTMGLLKNLAREK